A region of Nocardioides alkalitolerans DNA encodes the following proteins:
- a CDS encoding type IV toxin-antitoxin system AbiEi family antitoxin domain-containing protein — protein sequence MHPRLQALDAAQGYFLTRDALAVGYTAASFYRAKRAGQVVSIRHGTYALPGSWATLTEPQRHLVRLRASLERATARHVASHTSAVLLHTDGHWGLDLSHVHLTNPLRRAERRESGLTHHRATLPEEHVTEVDGLPTVVPARAAVELSTLVDTERTVVVMDSLLREGTTTKADLDAMIETATAWPGTLHTALAGRLASPLSGSVGESRTMYAFFRGGVPAPVQQHRVYDGSRLVAELDFWWPEHGLAGEFDGMVKYGRYLRPGETPADALEREKAREDTVRELLDCGFIRYTWRDLDHHDRMVERTKRALGGRPRALNRPL from the coding sequence ATGCATCCACGACTCCAAGCGCTCGACGCCGCGCAGGGCTACTTCCTCACGCGCGACGCACTCGCCGTCGGCTACACGGCGGCCTCGTTCTACCGCGCGAAGCGGGCGGGGCAGGTCGTCTCGATCCGTCACGGCACCTACGCGTTGCCGGGCTCCTGGGCGACACTCACCGAGCCACAGCGACACCTCGTACGGCTCCGCGCCTCGCTCGAGCGCGCGACCGCCCGCCACGTCGCGTCCCACACCTCGGCTGTGCTCCTCCACACCGACGGTCACTGGGGCCTCGACCTCAGCCACGTGCATCTCACGAACCCGCTGCGCCGCGCCGAACGTCGCGAGTCGGGCCTCACGCACCACCGCGCCACGCTCCCCGAGGAGCACGTGACGGAGGTGGACGGCCTGCCCACCGTCGTACCTGCCCGCGCAGCGGTCGAGCTCTCCACCCTGGTCGACACCGAGCGGACCGTGGTCGTGATGGACAGCCTGCTCCGCGAGGGCACCACGACGAAGGCCGACCTGGACGCGATGATCGAGACCGCGACCGCCTGGCCGGGCACGCTCCACACGGCGCTCGCCGGCCGGCTCGCGAGCCCCCTATCGGGCTCGGTGGGTGAGAGCCGCACCATGTACGCCTTCTTCCGCGGCGGAGTCCCGGCGCCGGTGCAGCAGCACCGCGTGTACGACGGGAGTCGGCTCGTCGCCGAGCTCGACTTCTGGTGGCCCGAGCACGGCTTGGCGGGCGAGTTCGACGGAATGGTGAAGTACGGGCGCTATCTGAGGCCCGGGGAGACGCCGGCCGATGCGCTCGAGCGCGAGAAGGCCCGGGAGGACACCGTGCGCGAGCTGCTCGACTGCGGGTTCATCCGCTACACGTGGCGCGACCTGGACCACCACGACCGGATGGTCGAGCGGACCAAGAGGGCCCTTGGCGGTCGACCACGTGCACTGAACCGACCGCTTTGA
- a CDS encoding ATP-binding cassette domain-containing protein, producing the protein MSSAVELSKTTRAATGSALSLRGVSKRFGAVQALSAIDLDVAKGEVVALVGDNGAGKSTLVKIISGVYQPDDGTMTLDGREVVVGGPRQAQKLGIATVFQDLALCDNLDVVANLFLGRERTAGGVLLDEVHMEQEAWRLLRRLSAKIPSVRIPIAALSGGQRQTVAIARSLVGDPGIVILDEPTAALGVAQTAEVLSLVGRLRETGLGVILVSHNMADVLAVADRIEVLRLGRNAARFDAADVTTEQLVAAITGAGERPAHPSDSPAGARP; encoded by the coding sequence GTGAGCTCGGCCGTGGAGCTCAGCAAGACGACCCGCGCAGCGACGGGGTCCGCCCTGTCGCTGCGCGGGGTCAGCAAGCGGTTCGGCGCCGTCCAGGCGCTGTCCGCCATCGATCTCGACGTCGCGAAGGGCGAGGTCGTCGCCCTCGTCGGCGACAACGGCGCCGGCAAGTCGACGCTCGTGAAGATCATCTCGGGCGTCTACCAGCCCGACGACGGCACGATGACCCTCGACGGCCGCGAGGTCGTCGTGGGTGGTCCGCGCCAGGCGCAGAAGCTCGGCATCGCGACCGTGTTCCAGGACCTGGCGCTGTGCGACAACCTCGACGTCGTCGCCAACCTCTTCCTCGGTCGCGAGCGCACCGCGGGCGGGGTGCTCCTCGACGAGGTCCACATGGAGCAGGAGGCGTGGCGGCTGCTGCGCCGCCTCTCCGCGAAGATCCCGTCGGTCCGCATCCCCATCGCGGCCCTCTCGGGCGGACAGCGACAGACCGTCGCGATCGCCCGCAGTCTCGTCGGCGACCCCGGCATCGTCATCCTCGACGAGCCGACCGCCGCCCTCGGCGTGGCCCAGACGGCGGAGGTGCTCTCCCTCGTGGGGCGCCTGCGCGAGACCGGCCTCGGCGTCATCCTCGTCAGCCACAACATGGCCGACGTGCTGGCGGTCGCCGACCGCATCGAGGTGCTCCGCCTGGGCCGCAACGCCGCGCGCTTCGACGCCGCGGATGTGACCACCGAGCAGCTCGTCGCCGCGATCACCGGCGCCGGGGAACGCCCGGCCCATCCCTCCGACTCGCCCGCAGGAGCCCGCCCATGA
- a CDS encoding sugar ABC transporter permease, producing MTVAADLADERLVRSRGARGALDVVWNRLRGGDLGSLPVVVGLIVICTVFYSLDPRFLSSFSMVNILTYAAPVGIIALGIVLVLLLGEIDLSVGSVSGMAAAIMAVLVVKEGQPAFVGLLAGIAVGAVVGIAYAFLYTVLGIPSFVFSLGGLLGFQGVLLYVLGSDGTINLPDGSGLTEFARFSFVSGAAAYVGVAVVVALYVASRLWTIRQRRAADLSAPSLLGVGLKALALAAGLGWLTWYLGVDRGWSYSFLLFAALVVVMDLALRRTRWGRHVFAVGGNEEAARRSGVKVTRIYVSVFVLTSTLAALGGLLAAGQQTSVSQATGTTDTNLTAIAAAVIGGTSLFGGRGSAYAAMLGIIVLQAIQSGLNIVGVDSSVRFMVTGGVLLLAVAIDSVARRARSASGRG from the coding sequence ATGACCGTCGCCGCCGACCTCGCCGACGAGCGGCTCGTCCGCAGCCGCGGCGCCCGTGGCGCCCTCGACGTCGTCTGGAACCGCCTGCGCGGCGGCGACCTCGGCAGCCTGCCGGTGGTCGTCGGCCTGATCGTGATCTGCACGGTCTTCTACAGCCTGGACCCGCGGTTCCTGTCGTCGTTCTCGATGGTCAACATCCTGACCTACGCGGCACCGGTCGGGATCATCGCGCTCGGCATCGTGCTGGTGCTGCTGCTCGGCGAGATCGACCTCTCGGTCGGCTCCGTCTCCGGCATGGCGGCCGCGATCATGGCGGTGCTCGTGGTGAAGGAGGGCCAGCCGGCGTTCGTCGGCCTGCTCGCCGGCATCGCGGTCGGCGCGGTCGTCGGCATCGCCTACGCGTTCCTCTACACCGTGCTCGGCATCCCGAGCTTCGTGTTCTCCCTCGGCGGTCTGCTCGGCTTCCAGGGCGTGCTCCTCTACGTGCTCGGCTCCGACGGCACCATCAACCTGCCCGACGGCTCCGGTCTCACCGAGTTCGCCCGGTTCAGCTTCGTGAGCGGAGCCGCGGCGTACGTCGGCGTGGCGGTCGTCGTCGCGCTGTACGTCGCGTCCCGCCTCTGGACGATCCGCCAGCGTCGCGCGGCCGACCTGTCGGCGCCGTCCCTGCTCGGTGTCGGCCTCAAGGCGCTGGCGCTGGCGGCCGGGCTCGGCTGGCTGACGTGGTACCTCGGCGTCGACCGCGGCTGGAGCTACAGCTTCCTGCTCTTCGCGGCCCTCGTGGTCGTGATGGACCTGGCGCTGCGCCGTACGCGGTGGGGACGGCACGTCTTCGCCGTCGGCGGCAACGAGGAGGCGGCCCGCCGCTCGGGCGTGAAGGTGACGCGGATCTACGTGTCGGTCTTCGTGCTGACCTCCACCCTCGCCGCGCTCGGCGGCCTGCTGGCCGCCGGTCAGCAGACCTCGGTCTCGCAGGCCACGGGCACGACCGACACCAACCTGACCGCGATCGCCGCGGCCGTCATCGGCGGCACCAGCCTCTTCGGCGGGCGCGGGTCGGCGTACGCCGCGATGCTCGGCATCATCGTCCTGCAGGCCATCCAGTCGGGCCTCAACATCGTCGGGGTCGACTCCTCCGTCCGTTTCATGGTCACCGGCGGCGTGCTGCTGCTGGCGGTCGCCATCGACTCCGTCGCCCGTCGGGCGCGGTCGGCGAGCGGACGCGGCTAG
- a CDS encoding substrate-binding domain-containing protein: MSSSKIKRGIVSTAAIVVGVGLLAACGANDAQEGDSDTKVIALLLPESSTTRYEAFDKPLFEAKVQDVCGDECEVVYFNADQDEAKQTQQVDSAISQNADVIVLDPVNGAGAGGMVRTAQESGAEVIAYDRFIEGADYYLSFDNETVGRMQGEALVEATGGTGGILMLNGAPSDPNAAQFKSGAHEAIDASGLEVLAEYDNPDWSPDNARTWTTDQLARFDAGDIAGVYAANDGQAGGVIAALTGAGVDPTALPPITGQDAELAAIQRIVAGEQAMTIYKPIKVEAEKAAEVAVALAKGEDVGETTDYEGVASFIFDPIVVTADNVNDTVIADGFYSVEDICTADYADACTAAGIGA; the protein is encoded by the coding sequence ATGTCCAGCAGCAAGATCAAGCGCGGCATCGTCAGCACGGCCGCGATCGTCGTCGGGGTCGGCCTGCTGGCCGCCTGCGGCGCCAACGACGCCCAGGAGGGCGACAGCGACACCAAGGTCATCGCGCTCCTGCTGCCGGAGTCGAGCACCACGCGCTACGAGGCCTTCGACAAGCCGCTCTTCGAGGCCAAGGTGCAGGACGTCTGCGGCGACGAGTGCGAGGTCGTCTACTTCAACGCCGACCAGGACGAGGCGAAGCAGACCCAGCAGGTCGACTCGGCCATCTCGCAGAACGCCGACGTCATCGTGCTCGACCCGGTCAACGGCGCCGGCGCGGGCGGCATGGTCCGCACCGCGCAGGAGTCGGGCGCCGAGGTCATCGCCTACGACCGGTTCATCGAGGGCGCGGACTACTATCTCTCCTTCGACAACGAGACCGTCGGCCGCATGCAGGGCGAGGCGCTCGTCGAGGCCACCGGCGGCACCGGCGGCATCCTCATGCTCAACGGCGCGCCCAGCGACCCCAACGCCGCCCAGTTCAAGTCGGGCGCCCACGAGGCGATCGACGCGAGCGGCCTCGAGGTGCTGGCGGAGTACGACAACCCCGACTGGAGCCCCGACAACGCCCGCACCTGGACCACCGACCAGCTCGCGCGCTTCGACGCCGGCGACATCGCGGGCGTGTACGCCGCGAACGACGGCCAGGCCGGCGGCGTCATCGCCGCGCTGACCGGTGCGGGCGTCGACCCGACCGCGCTGCCGCCCATCACGGGCCAGGACGCGGAGCTCGCCGCCATCCAGCGCATCGTCGCCGGTGAGCAGGCCATGACGATCTACAAGCCCATCAAGGTCGAGGCCGAGAAGGCCGCCGAGGTCGCCGTGGCCCTCGCCAAGGGCGAGGACGTCGGCGAGACGACCGACTACGAGGGCGTCGCCTCGTTCATCTTCGACCCGATCGTCGTCACGGCGGACAACGTCAACGACACGGTCATCGCCGACGGCTTCTACTCGGTCGAGGACATCTGCACCGCGGACTACGCCGACGCCTGCACCGCCGCCGGCATCGGGGCGTGA
- a CDS encoding cytochrome P450, with product MSRLFGGLRQAPARVLAGVQTGVRGFVLKQVGGRVDLSKIDRVPASLGWPLEREALDPPGRLEEMRAEHPVSLLTTFLGIKVWLVTGYDAGHEVLVDRGAAYSTDIRPYVGKAGADGGDIGGLGFTDPPDHTRLRKYLTPEFTRRRLQRLELLVDAIIERQLDEIEAAARESEDGVVDLVQLFSFPIPFLVICELLGLSDERRAIFQELGSARFDVSSGGIGAFGAISGSREFLLAETARQRHDPGPGLIGQIVRDHGDEISDYDLGGLADGAFTGGMETSAGMLALGSAVLLEHRETWKQLAAGEADVDAVVEELLRYLSVVQVAFPRFATKDVEVAGQQVRKGDVVLVHLPAVDRDPSSSGACPHAFDPGREDKSHLAFGHGIHRCVGAELARMELRKAYPALARRFPDLALVRGTDDLEYFGSSIVYGVERLLVRPLG from the coding sequence GTGAGCAGACTGTTCGGGGGACTCCGCCAGGCGCCGGCGCGCGTGCTGGCGGGCGTGCAGACCGGGGTGCGGGGGTTCGTGCTGAAGCAGGTCGGCGGCCGCGTCGACCTGTCGAAGATCGACCGCGTGCCGGCCAGCCTCGGCTGGCCGTTGGAGCGTGAGGCGCTCGACCCGCCGGGGCGGCTCGAGGAGATGCGGGCCGAGCACCCGGTGAGCCTGCTGACCACGTTCCTCGGCATCAAGGTGTGGCTGGTCACCGGGTACGACGCGGGCCACGAGGTGCTCGTCGACCGCGGCGCGGCGTACTCCACCGACATCCGGCCCTACGTCGGCAAGGCCGGCGCCGACGGCGGCGACATCGGCGGGCTCGGGTTCACGGACCCGCCGGACCACACGCGGCTGCGGAAGTACCTGACGCCCGAGTTCACCCGCCGTCGCCTGCAGCGCCTCGAGCTGCTCGTCGACGCGATCATCGAGCGGCAGCTCGACGAGATCGAGGCGGCCGCCCGGGAGTCCGAGGACGGCGTCGTCGACCTCGTGCAGCTGTTCAGCTTCCCCATCCCGTTCCTCGTGATCTGCGAGCTGCTCGGCCTCTCCGACGAGCGGCGGGCGATCTTCCAGGAGCTCGGCTCCGCCCGGTTCGACGTCTCCAGCGGCGGGATCGGCGCCTTCGGCGCCATCTCCGGCTCGCGCGAGTTCCTGCTCGCCGAGACGGCCCGCCAGCGGCACGACCCCGGTCCCGGACTCATCGGCCAGATCGTGCGCGACCACGGTGACGAGATCAGCGACTACGACCTCGGCGGTCTCGCCGACGGCGCCTTCACGGGCGGCATGGAGACGTCGGCCGGCATGCTCGCGCTCGGCAGCGCCGTGCTGCTCGAGCACCGCGAGACCTGGAAGCAGCTCGCCGCGGGTGAGGCGGACGTCGACGCCGTCGTCGAGGAGCTGCTGCGCTACCTCTCCGTCGTGCAGGTCGCCTTCCCGCGGTTCGCGACGAAGGACGTCGAGGTCGCGGGCCAGCAGGTGCGCAAGGGCGACGTCGTGCTCGTGCACCTCCCGGCCGTCGACCGCGACCCGTCGTCGTCGGGCGCCTGCCCGCACGCCTTCGACCCGGGCCGCGAGGACAAGTCGCACCTCGCCTTCGGCCACGGCATCCACCGCTGCGTCGGTGCCGAGCTGGCCCGGATGGAGCTGCGCAAGGCCTACCCGGCCCTCGCCCGCCGGTTCCCCGACCTCGCGCTCGTACGCGGGACGGACGACCTGGAGTACTTCGGGTCGTCGATCGTGTACGGCGTCGAGCGGTTGCTCGTGCGGCCGTTGGGGTGA